TTGGTAACTAGGGAAATACCCTGTataatttctttgataatttactttttctctctcctttcattctAAAAACTTGGCCTTCAGATGTAGGAGCTTCTGGGTTGATTCTACACGCAtccatattttttctgtattgtctATCTTTTTGATTTGAGACCGATGTTTATCTTccaacctattttttaaaatgtactattttttaattgccagtagctcttttgtgttttccttttacaGTGAACAGTTTACAGTATGCAAAACTCTACAGATACTAGGATCTCTTCTCTCTGTATTATCTCTCTTCTTATGGGGTCTGTTTTCTCTGCACTTTTAGTCATTCTTATTGTAAGCTTTTTGAAAACGCGTGCTTAcctttgcttatccattcatttttaaagatctgaACAATAAATCTACTTGGAAACTGTATTTAGGTAGGGCTTGTCACTCTATTCCCTAGTGAGTAAGGTAGGAGACTACCAATGTCAGAATGCAAGAGCCTTCATTCTGGAGCTCCAATGCCTACATCAGTTGCCCTAATCCTTTTCAAGTATTTAACACAgatttgtagattttttaaaactgcctCCTGGGGTCCTGGATCTAGGGATGAAGACAGGATCAACTGCTCTTCAGGCATGCTTTCAGTGGTGGCCTGCTTTCAGGGCCCTATATCACCAATACCCTCACAGGAACCGTTTCtgagtcctttctcttcttcaaagCAAAGCAGCTCCCTTCTTAGCACTTGCCTCCTCTGCCTGGACACTAATGCATCTTATCTTATCCTACATCTTTAATTACCACTCTCCCTCACCTTCTGCCTTTTAGAAATTGGTTGAAGTTTCTTCTCCACTGTCTCTTATACCATTCTCTCTGCTTTGGGCTTTCTTCCACCCGTGTGTTTCtcctttattatcattttaattagaTCTTAGACaagaaaggagatgaaaacatttattagTCCATCATATTTAAGCCAGAGTTCCTTTCATATTTTACCTAATTTATCtacttctattttgtttaataagAATTCATTATTCATGCCTAAGGGAGCAAATATGTTCTGTGGTGTTTTTCAGTAGATGAGATATCTTCCGATTTCAATTCACTTGAGATTTTCATGCACTTATCATCCATGAACTTAGAAATGTTTACATAGGACATCATTAAAGATCATATTACTTTCATTTACTGTGCTTTCAGAGAACATACTCAACAAGATTCATTcagaatgtatttgtttttgtctagTTCAAACTGATACCACTTACCCACATACTGTTCCTATGTTTACATCGAGTTGATAGTCTAAACAGGTTTAACCCAACAATTTGCTATTCAATATAAATAATGTCATTAAATCTGTTTAATTATCTGCCTAGTTTATCAGGTATAAGGAaactaaattcatttatataaagtatataaaaatgccaTCATATCTAATTTCtttcacaaaaggagaaaaaaatgtattccattCAGGTTTCATGAAGTGTTAGAGATTATTAAATTTGCAGTTATCactgaaataatacaaaatataatgtTATCACTCATCATCTTCCTACCTGAACAGCTTAGTATTCTGCCAGTTACTAATTATTCTTACCAGAAGCACATATAGAGAAAAAGAGTCAAAATAAACTCCAAGCTAGAGAGTTAGTTATGTCCTTGATTTGCtttaggaatctttttttttccttgaagtttgtttatttttgagggagaaagagagagagctggggaggggcagagaaagagaatcccagacaggtcccacactgtcagcacagagcccaacaaggggctggatctcatgaattgtgagatcaggacctgagtagagatcaagagtcagtcattaactgactgagccacctaggggccccagGAATCTGTTATCTTCCAAATACATGGGAATAGGAACTAACTAGAAATTTATAAATTCCAAGGATAGGCAGAGAAGGGTGGAAGAAACACTGAAcaaacagaacaacaaagaaaaagtaggtaaaaaaaacaaaggggggaaaaggggGTGTAAATGGACAGGATATTCTTTTACACTAAAGATCAACATTGATAGGCATTCATATTGCCCTTCACAATGTGTAAAGgtcacttttaatttttgctatttaaagtcttttaaaatgccTGGGTTTCTGTTTGGCTTATGTTTTGGCATTTATGAAGTCTGAACCTTTCCTAAAAATCTAACACTTAGAGtgataaaaacataatttttcaagaaagtcattaatttttcatgtgtattGCATTGATTGATACTCTATATCTTTCACTGCATGTGCCTACAGGTTCTGGAGGGCTTGAGTTTTTTgtgattttgtgtttgtttgcacCTTCAATGGCTGCTGTATCAGGCCCTGCCATCTGCACAAGGCATACCCTTCAAAACTCTACCTCTACCTCTTTCAGGTAGACtgaatttttattgtatattctaTAAATGTATCTTTCAAAGGAGCTGCTCATTCATCAACACAAACTTTAAATCAGCTTACAGAGTTCTTTCTGGCCTGCATAAATTGTCCAAAATCTCAAGgcatggggtggaggagggataGGAGAGCAGGTGATCAGGTAAACAGGCCCGTggtaaatttgtttattttttctgacttCTTATTAAGATGAAGCAGCTGCTAAAGTGGTATAAAGACAATGGCTTTCCTCACTATCTCTTTCCAGATTGTACAAatcatttcccattttaaaaCACCCATTCTTGAGATTTAGAGCCCTGAAAAAGCCAAGTACTCATGGTTCAAATTATAGTTAAATGCACAGTACCCTACATGAATGATCATTAATTCAGAATATGTGATATTAATCTCAtggttttgctttatttcaggATCCTTTTCTTACTCTTGAAAATCATATGAGTGTGGTAGGAGTTTGACTGTGGTTTAAATATGTGTGTTGCAATCATTGGTCATGTTCACCCaacatgtttatgtttttctaatttcAGCATGTGGCAAATTGATGAAAATCACAGGCCCAATTACAGTCAAGACATCTGGAACCCGATTTGGTGCTTGGATGACAGATCCTTTAGCATCTGAAAAAAATAACCGAGTATGTTGTTTCCACAAATGTCTTTGTTTAGGATTATGTTTTATTTGCACTTTATATCGATTGaactatttgttttcttcaggaaTATTAGTTTCAACTTGAAAAGTGTTACACTGTTTGCAAGTATTCTTAGTTTGATAACATTAGCATATCTACAGCAACCTTATTTTGGTAAAATGTTCTATCTTACAATTCACAAGTAAGTCTAATTGCTCTAATAGTCTGTTTTGTGCTAAGAAAAAATGCTTATTACAAGTATACAAAATTTTCTATATACTCCTTCTAAAACCTGTTCCTTAgcgtaagaaaaaaaaaaaaaaacactaaatgaCAAACTCAAGAGCTAACCAATTTGCTAAACAAGGTGAAGCGTCTCTGGAATCTAAAggtaattttaaagtaaatagcACTGAAACTTTTGGGGTGCATTTTCATAAGCTCACAATGCCTGTATTAGGCAAATCAACATACTGGAAACCTACCACAGCTCTACTTACAGTCTATTACAGAATTCAGTTTACATTAACATTCTCAAGGGTTACATCCAAATGAGATTAGTAGCTAAATTAGTAAAATAGTTTCACTGAAGAGTAGTTGTACTTATAAGGCGATCCAGTGAACAAGCCTTACTAGAAGTTTCTATGGTAtcaataaaggagaaataaattaaatgtgtaAAACTAGGCCATATATTTTTCAGAGCAAAAGATGGAATAAATTTGCTGCAGGTGATATTTTTTGCAGTTATCACATTGCACTGATTGTAAAACTGGACAAAGTGATGTGATTTGCATTGACACGTGTTTAGTTCACTCGGTCATATGCACTGAAtggtcaaataaataaaaagggcaaaaagaaaatcaacttcAAAGCAGTAAAGTCAGTTGTTTACTTTCCACATGGAAAATGCCACTATTTTTGCCTGTAGTACTATCACATTGTAAGAGGTCACCAGTAAGATGATGTGGTTTCCAGATCCTGAGAACAGGGATATTAATATATGCTGACTCTGTCTTTATTTTGGAATTCTCAGAAAATTACAGAGTTTAgtcactccttttattttttccccccttttcctcaGGTCTGGTACATGGACAGTTATACTAACAATAAAATTGTTCGTGAGTACAAATCAATTGCAGACTTTGTCAGTGGGGCTGAATCAAGGACATACAACCTCCCTTTCAAATGGGCGGGAACTAACCATGTTGTCTACAACGGCTCACTCTATTTTAACAAGTATCAGAGTAACATCATCATCAAATACAGCTTTGATATGGGGAGAGTGCTTGCCCAACGAAGTCTGGAGTATGCTGGTTTTCACAATGTTTACCCCTATACATGGGGTGGATTCTCTGATATCGACCTAATGGCTGATGAAATTGGGTTGTGGGCTGTGTATGCAACTAACCAGAATGCAGGCAATATTGTCATCAGTCAACTTAACCAAGATACCCTGGAGGTGATGAAGAGCTGGAGCACTGGCTATCCTAAAAGAAGTGCAGGGGAATCTTTTATGATTTGTGGGACACTATATGTCACCAACTCCCACTTAACTGGAGCCAAGGTGTATTATTCATATTCCACCAAAACCTCTACATATGAGTACACGGACATTCCTTTTCATAACCAATACTTTCACATATCCATGCTTGACTACAATGCAAGAGATAGAGCTCTTTATGCCTGGAACAACGGTCACCAGGTCCTGTTCAATGTCACACTTTTCCACATCATTAAGACTGAGGATGACACATAAGCAaatgtaatttgttttcatttatctaaaCAGTGTCATTTGTGATAAACTCTTTAGAATCCCTTCTGTTGTTCCTTTATTAGAACTCCTCATCATTTctccaaagcatttttttattatcaagttggtttttcaaaaatacagCTGAGCCTGTCTAAATCAGCCTGTTGGAAACACATCTTAACTCCTAAATTTACAGGGCCTATCATGTCCTTGTCATGAAAAGCACTAAAAAGAGTTTAAATGGCTAAAGTCATAGTTTTGCAAAAGATTAATGATCTGCCTTATATTAGAGTCAGAGACTAATGATGGCTTAAATGcatgaatgtctttttttttttttttatcgtcaTTTTTTTACTGTCTTTTGCTCTACATCAGGAAATATTTTGGTAggaattaggggaaaaaaagcactttcctcccatttctaaaaaagatttaaggattttatttatatggaaaaattataGTACTCATTTTGCTGTTCTAGAATTCTCTGATGCGGTGCTGTACagtcatttttaaatctcttgctAACATTTTATTGGCAATATGTATTTCTACCATTGCAACCACCATTGTGCAATTGTATCTCTTCACTTCTGTGAAAGtaagtaatattttttataaaatacactGAAGTTTAATCTCAGTAATTATTATGGGCCAATTTTCAAGTGTGGTCAAGAAGGAAACATCTTCAACTTAACcctttatttaaaactataaaccagaagaaaaaaaaatcaaactaaatcCCTTACATAGAATATTTATATTACCCCAGGTTTATCACACTAACACTGAACGCTAAAACTGATTCCGTAAGGATGAGTTACTCTGTTCACTGCACTGAAAGCAACCCTTATTGTCGCTCGCAAAAAATGCAACAGAGTCAGAAAATTTGGATTTGACTGGATTTTACTCATTTATGATTCAACTAAACAAATTTTGTTCTTCCTAATATATAGTGTTGTAACTTAAGTTTTTACACACAACTTGCAACTTGTGTCAGGAATCTGAAAGTACATGAAGCACATAAAAAAGACTCTTAGAAAGAATCTTCCTGTGATGTCATCTAGATTTACATTATGAGCTGTAGAGGGTTACTGGCAATATCAGTGTGAAAGAAAATAGCAAGACTTGGAAGTTGTCTGTGCGgtttaaatgtacaaaaaaacaattcagaaaacaaGATGAGAAAGCAACCCTTTGTTACCCTGATTCGCTATGTGTGCAAAATAATGTAACCAAAAAAGAAAGCTttagtaatattttatgtttataactCCAAAAACATAATCAGTATTTATCACACATTTCACTGAGTTTGGACGTACTTTTCATATATTAAGAATACTTACCTAAGGCAGTTTTGCAGTAACTAGTGTGGGTTGGTTTCATAACTTAAAAGGTATATTCTATAACAAATAATGTATAACTTAAATTGTGGTAAATGTTTAGTTTCACACATACATACTAACAACTTCCTTTTAAAGTAAGGATATAATAATTCAGATAAAGCATTGtgtaaaaaaaatgctaacactTAAGAGTAATTCATTTCAAATGTCACAAGTAAAAACATACTTCTCAAATATCTCACTGTCAGTCATAGGATTAAATAACTCACTCTCGAGACTGTGAAAGTTTAgcaaagatttcttttcctttttgcctaCAAAAAGTTAGCATGACTTAGTGACCACTCGGGTCCTTTTGCAAGGttgtcttctctttcaaaatgttttatatgagTTCTCCTCTGTTTTTGAGAGTTAGAAAATTTAGGGGATTCACTTGCCATTGTATACACATCACAAATATAATCAGCCAGTACTTTGTATATCAAGAGTTTGTATGAAGAAAGtcaatttcaaaaatgaatgaatttttaaggAGATGGCCTCTGATGGATATCTGGGTCttcattacttgttttttttttttttttttaatgatgtaatATAGTATCACACACATTGGAAACCTGGATGATCACAGCTTTTTTGTGAGATGTGCAGCTTGTAAAGCACTCTATTGTTTTCTATGTAAGGTTTCATCACCATATCCAATTTACAGTGTATGTGCTGCTAGGGCAAGCACAGATTTTATTATTGTCAGAGTTTAAAGTGTGATTTGCATTAAACATTTACAgttcaaaagcatttttcttaataaattatcAGTTTTGTGCCTGAAATAAGAACTTACtctaatcacttttttttaatctcaaattttatgagggaaatatttttaaatcacctaCATAATCCAATCAGTAAAAAAATCCGAGCTCAGAAAGTCTTAATCCTAATCAACTGTGCAACTGGTATTTTCTGAATTAATCAGATCATTAACAAACTGCCATGTCATTCAAGTAACAACAGAATCATGGTCTGATTGAGTTTACGTGGCATCTGGATTTGTGGCACTTGAATCACAACACTTATTATCTAAACTTACATCTATTAGTTCATAAAATGATAGTGTTTTAGTATATTATCAATATGtaggataaaagagaaaataatggtagATACCTAAATATAACATTATAATTGGATAAGATTTACCGTAAACTCACAGTCTTTGGATTTTATCACCATACTCAGTCATTTCATTTTTGCAATCCATAGTACTCCTTCTAATGCAACACTGtcttcagaaataatttattcCTAACAAAATGGTCTTTATACCGGAAAATATCTACCAAACTTACAAGTATAAATTTTTCCAacagaagatttattttttaatgtaactataTAAAGTTTTTCTTAtgttctcctaaaaataaaaggtattttccTACTAAGGTAAGTGTTACATATTATaatcctttattttcctttttttccccaaaaaacaaattaaaaataaaatcctactgGTCTCCTTACCACTCAGGATTACCAAATCATTTCTGCAAATGCTAAATTTGAATGTAATTGATAGCAAAATTTAaagtatccctttgagttagaaTCAATATGGAAAATATAGACATTTCAGAGTTTCTAAAAGCTATgccttctaaaaatatatatcagatacTTTtgtaagcagaattttaaaatggcatcttGCTGACTTGACAAGGAAGGTATGATTATATCCTTTATGTACACCTTGAGTTCCTAAGGCACTATAAAACAATGGGCATTTACAGATAGTTACTTTGCCGTCTTCATCACCACATGGTAAGTCGACCACAAGAACTACTATAAAGTGGTCTACCTCTCACTATAGGCAGGgagcattaaattaaaatttagctGTTATAGGACGACACCAAGCCTTAATCTCTGACTTCTCATAGCTAGAAATAGTCATTTCTCAAAAGGCTCAGAGGCACTAAATATCACTCAATTCAGTAGGCTGTATCCATACTGAAATTAAGATCATGGAATGGTTTCTGGTTCTACAATTAAGCAAGCTCAGCATAAATAAATCTCTTAACTAAAATTTTTTCATAATGAGTGACTCTCCAGAGAAGGTCTGGGggctttataaaatatattcttttgaattGAGCTTACACtggaaaaaatacaatgaaaacattAGCTTATGGGAGAAAAACTAACTTCAAATTCTTTTagctatttttctataaaataatgaattcaaCTGATGACAGTCTATTGAATAGAAAATTGTTCTACCCTTTAACCAATCAGAAAGAAAGCCTCCCAAAATGACTTTACCAAGCTGATTTATCTGATTCCCATCTTAAAATTATGTTATACAGTTTATCCCTTTGGGTTGAACAATTCCATTACGCTTAGAGGAATTTTAATCCTGTTTAGAGCCTGCTTTGTCTCCAAAATGTCAAACCAGATGGCAGAAAACTTATCCCCTTTGAAGCTCAGTTTATTGATTGCCATATAAGCTTTACaagtataaattattattaaacacAACTTGGAAATGATATAACGACATAGAATTGTACCTTGCCAAAAGTACACAGTACCTTTCATAACTACAACCATCTTAAAACATTAATCCTAGTTACAGATGTGAAACAGCATGGTAAATGTGGAGAAGTTATCAGGAATACCTTAGTGCTGCAAGAAGTTTCTTGATAAACCATACACACAAAAGCAGTTCAATACTAATTTGCATCCCTACCAGTGCCATAGTCTGCCTAGAAGAGCTTGCACccattttcttaaagaatataaactaaaatattGCCATAATATATCATTCCCTACTGCAGCCAGACCTGGAAGTATCACATTATCAGCAGACATTtccaaaaaatgaatatttatgacaAAGGTCTTGAAGAGATCTCAAGAAACAGACTGACTAAAAGAAACATTAGCCATTTTAAATTTAAGCAGGTCAGAGAAATTTATCATATTGAGCTTGGTAAGACACACCCAGCTAAGTTCTTtgtatcactctttttttttttttaaggttattttcagagacagagacagagcgagacagaaatgtgagcaggggaggggcagagagagagggacacacagaatcccaagcaggctccaggctctgagctgtcagcacagagcccgacgctgggcccaaactcacagatggcgagatcatgacctgagccaaagtcggatgcccaactgactgagccacccaggtgcccctgtatcacTCTTAACTTCACATGAATTCATATATATTACCAATATAGAGTTTTATGGGCTTTCCAACTAGTTAATACtgcattattcatttatttgaaaaataattcctgAACAAAACTATGTGCTAGACAATACAGTTGTCAACAAAGTCTTCATGTGCTTAAATTTTTGTTAGAACAGGCTGCAATGAAAAATAAGTTCTGATTGTACTAGTTGTtgtgaaggaaataaatactttaag
Above is a window of Panthera uncia isolate 11264 chromosome C1 unlocalized genomic scaffold, Puncia_PCG_1.0 HiC_scaffold_4, whole genome shotgun sequence DNA encoding:
- the OLFM3 gene encoding noelin-3, whose protein sequence is MSPPLLKLGAVLSTMAMISNWMSQTLPSLVGLNTTKMSTPDTLTQISPKEGWQVYSSAQDPDGRCICTVVAPEQNLCSRDAKSRQLRQLLEKVQNMSQSIEVLNLRTQRDFQYVLKMETQMKGLKAKFRQIEDDRKTLMTKHFQELKEKMDELLPLIPVLEQYKTDAKLITQFKEEIRNLSAVLTGIQEEIGAYDYEELHQRVLSLETRLRDCMKKLTCGKLMKITGPITVKTSGTRFGAWMTDPLASEKNNRVWYMDSYTNNKIVREYKSIADFVSGAESRTYNLPFKWAGTNHVVYNGSLYFNKYQSNIIIKYSFDMGRVLAQRSLEYAGFHNVYPYTWGGFSDIDLMADEIGLWAVYATNQNAGNIVISQLNQDTLEVMKSWSTGYPKRSAGESFMICGTLYVTNSHLTGAKVYYSYSTKTSTYEYTDIPFHNQYFHISMLDYNARDRALYAWNNGHQVLFNVTLFHIIKTEDDT